One Pyrus communis chromosome 4, drPyrComm1.1, whole genome shotgun sequence genomic region harbors:
- the LOC137731219 gene encoding probable inactive purple acid phosphatase 1: MGAKVESSLKIPKVVNDLQSLKTQKPKKILNFSSTASLKVCSFLPLFSQRFFIFHAVWDIGMKEMKPVRLLAILLVVVVATLQVEKASSHGDHPLSRIAIHRATFALEEPAYIQASPSVLGLRGQNAEWVKLEFGTENPKIDDWIGVFSPANFSASTCPEENPRVFPPFLCSAPIKFQYANYSTPGYKDTGKGFLKLQLINQRSEFSFALFSGGLLNPKVVAVSNHVAFANPDAPVYPRIAQGKEWNEMTVTWTSGYGLNDAEPFVEWGPRGETTRSPAVTLTFDRRSLCGAPARTVGWRDPGFIHTGFLKELWPNRQYTYKLGHRLFNGTYIWSRTYQFRASPYPGQNSLQRVVIFGDMGKDEADGSNEYNNFQPGSLNTTKQLIRDLKNIDIVFHIGDICYANGYLSQWDQFTAQVEPIASTVPYMIASGNHERDWPGTGSFYKNMDSGGECGVLAENMFYVPTENRAKFWYKTDYGMFRFCIADTEHDWREGTEQYKFIEHCLASVDRQKQPWLIFLAHRVLGYSSDASYAVEGSFAEPMGRESLQKLWQKYKVDIGIYGHVHNYERTCPIYQNICTNEERHHYKGSLNGTIHVAAGGAGASLSPFTSLQTKWSVFKDYDHGFVKLTAFDHSNLLFEYKKSRDGQVYDSFRISRDYRDILACAVDSCPSTTLAS, from the exons ATGGGAGCAAAAGTCGAATCTTCCCTTAAGATTCCCAAAGTTGTTAACGATTTGCAATCATTGAAAACtcagaaacccaaaaaaatctTGAACTTCAGTTCGACTGCATCACTCAAAGTTTGCAGCTTTCTTCCTTTGTTCTCACAAAGATTCTTCATTTTTCATGCCGTGTGGGATATTGGGATGAAAGAAATGAAACCAGTGAGGCTGTTGGCAATTCtgttggttgttgttgttgcaacCCTTCAAGTTGAGAAGGCAAGCTCGCATGGAGATCACCCTCTTTCCAGAATTGCTATTCATAGAGCAACCTTTGCACTTGAAGAGCCTGCTTACATTCAAGCCTCTCCTTCTGTTCTTGGATTAAGG GGGCAAAACGCAGAGTGGGTGAAGTTGGAATTTGGTACCGAAAACCCGAAAATCGATGATTGGATTGGAGTGTTTTCTCCTGCTAATTTCAG TGCTTCCACCTGCCCTGAGGAGAATCCGAGAGTTTTTCCTCCGTTTTTGTGTTCTGCGCCGATTAAG TTTCAGTATGCGAATTACTCCACTCCCGGCTACAAAGACACTGGAAAAGGGTTCTTGAAGCTTCAGCTCATCAACCAGAGATCGGAGTTCTCTTTCGCACTATTTTCTGGCGGTTTATTGAAT CCAAAGGTGGTGGCGGTGTCAAATCATGTAGCTTTCGCCAATCCAGATGCACCAGTTTACCCGCGCATAGCACAAGGAAAAGAATGGAATGAA ATGACCGTAACATGGACAAGTGGATATGGGCTCAATGACGCAGAACCTTTTGTTGAATGGGGTCCGAGAGGAGAAACTACGCGTTCCCCTGCTGTGACGCTAACTTTTGATCGTCGTAGCTTGTGTG GTGCACCAGCAAGAACAGTGGGATGGCGTGACCCTGGATTCATACATACTGGTTTTCTGAAGGAGTTGTGGCCAAACAGACA GTACACGTACAAGCTGGGACATAGATTGTTTAATGGTACATACATTTGGAGTCGAACGTATCAGTTTAGAGCATCCCCTTATCCTGGTCAAAATTCTTTACAGCGTGTAGTCATTTTCGGTGACATGGGAAAG GATGAAGCTGATGGTTCCAATGAATACAACAACTTCCAGCCAGGTTCGCTTAACACTACTAAGCAACTTATTCGAGACTTGAAAAACATCGATATAGTCTTCCACATTGgggatatatgttatgcaaatggTTATCTTTCACAATGGGACCAATTTACTGCACAGGTCGAACCAATAGCATCAACTGTTCCTTACATGATTGCTAG TGGAAACCATGAACGAGACTGGCCAGGAACGGGTTctttctataagaacatggatTCAGGAGGTGAATGCGGTGTgttggctgaaaatatgttctATGTTCCCACGGAGAATAGAGCTAAGTTTTG GTACAAGACGGACTACGGCATGTTTCGCTTCTGCATAGCAGACACGGAACATGACTGGAGAGAGGGCACAGAGCAGTACAAGTTCATCGAGCACTGCTTAGCATCAGTTGATAGGCAGAAGCAACCCTGGCTAATATTTCTCGCACATCGAGTTCTAGGATACTCTTCGGATGCCTCTTATGCGGTAGAAGGATCATTTGCAGAACCAATGGGGAGGGAGAGCCTCCAAAAACTCTGGCAAAAGTATAAGGTCGACATTGGCATCTACGGCCATGTCCATAACTACGAAAGAACCTGTCCCATATACCAG AATATTTGCACCAATGAAGAGAGACACCATTATAAGGGCAGCTTGAATGGAACAATACATGTGGCTGCTGGTGGTGCGGGAGCAAGCCTGTCACCGTTTACTTCCCTCCAAACGAAATGGAGTGTTTTCAAAGACTACGACCATGGATTCGTCAAGCTCACAGCATTCGATCACTCAAACCTTTTGTTCGAGTACAAGAAGAGCAGGGACGGGCAGGTTTACGACTCGTTCAGAATATCCAGAGATTATAGGGACATCTTGGCCTGCGCCGTTGATAGCTGCCCTAGCACCACACTTGCCTCATGA
- the LOC137731674 gene encoding probable inactive purple acid phosphatase 1, whose product MRRLKYFCLAVHLVLLATLQVQDVESHGDQPLSKIAVHKAVSSLHSHAYVKASTAVLGLKGQYVEWLTLEFSSPHPSNDDWIGVFSPANFSASTCPAETKSSSAPFLCSAPIKYQYANYTSPRYKDTGKGSLKLQLINQRSDFAFALFSGGLSEPKLVAVSNKVAFANPKAPVYPRLAQGKLWNEMTVTWTSGYDIVEATPFVEWGIKGEDRVKSPAGTLNFDRNTMCGAPAKTVGWRDPGFIHTAFLKELWPNTVYTYKVGHRLPNGSHILSQEYKFRASPYPGQNSVQRVVIFGDMGKDEADGSNEYNQYQRGSLNTTKQLIQDLEKIDIVFHIGDICYANGYLSQWDQFTAQVEPIASAVPYMIASGNHERDWPGSGSFYGTTDSGGECGVLAQTMFYVPAENRAKFWYSTDYGMFRFCIADTEHDWREGTEQYKFIEECLASVDRQKQPWLIFLAHRVLGYSSASFYVAEGSFEEPMGRESLQKLWQKYKVDLAVYGHVHNYERSCPIYQNICTSKEQHNYKGNLNGTIHVVAGGGGASLATFAPVQTEWSIFKDYDYGFIKLTAFDRSNLMFEYKKSRDGKVYDSFRISREYKDILACSVDSCPSTTLAS is encoded by the exons ATGAGAAGGTTGAAATATTTCTGCTTGGCAGTTCATTTGGTTCTTCTTGCAACTCTTCAAGTTCAAGATGTGGAGTCTCATGGAGATCAGCCTTTGTCAAAGATTGCTGTTCACAAGGCAGTGTCTTCCCTTCATTCCCATGCTTATGTGAAGGCCTCCACTGCAGTTCTTGGGCTCAAG GGGCAATATGTAGAATGGTTGACATTGGAGTTCAGTTCTCCACACCCTTCAAATGATGACTGGATTGGAGTGTTTTCTCCTGCCAATTTCAG CGCTTCGACCTGCCCTGCGGAAACTAAAAGCTCTTCTGCTCCATTTTTGTGTTCAGCACCTATAAAG TATCAGTACGCGAACTACACAAGTCCAAGGTACAAAGATACCGGGAAAGGCTCCTTGAAACTGCAGTTGATTAACCAGAGATCAGACTTCGCTTTTGCACTATTCTCGGGTGGTTTATCAGAG CCGAAGCTGGTGGCAGTGTCAAATAAAGTTGCATTCGCAAATCCGAAAGCTCCAGTTTATCCACGCCTAGCGCAAGGAAAATTGTGGAATGAA ATGACTGTAACATGGACAAGTGGATATGACATCGTGGAAGCAACCCCTTTTGTTGAGTGGGGTATAAAAGGAGAAGACCGTGTGAAATCCCCAGCTGGGACTTTGAACTTCGACCGCAACACCATGTGTG GTGCACCAGCAAAGACAGTGGGGTGGCGAGATCCTGGATTTATACACACTGCTTTTCTGAAGGAATTGTGGCCCAACACAGT GTACACCTACAAGGTTGGACACAGATTGCCAAATGGTTCCCATATTTTGAGTCAAGAATACAAGTTCAGAGCATCTCCATATCCTGGTCAAAATTCTGTTCAACGCGTTGTCATCTTCGGTGACATGGGAAAG GATGAAGCTGATGGATCCAATGAATATAACCAATACCAGCGTGGCTCTCTCAACACAACTAAGCAGCTAATCCAAGACTTAGAGAAAATTGATATCGTTTTCCACATTGGGGATATATGTTACGCAAATGGATACCTTTCGCAGTGGGACCAATTCACGGCACAGGTTGAGCCGATAGCATCTGCTGTTCCTTACATGATCGCAAG CGGTAATCATGAGCGTGACTGGCCAGGCTCAGGATCCTTCTATGGGACCACGGATTCAGGCGGGGAATGCGGTGTCTTGGCCCAGACCATGTTTTATGTCCCTGCTGAAAACAGGGCTAAGTTCTG GTATTCCACTGACTATGGCATGTTCCGGTTCTGCATTGCGGACACAGAACACGATTGGAGGGAGGGAACAGAGCAATACAAGTTCATTGAGGAGTGCCTAGCATCAGTCGATAGACAAAAGCAACCATGGCTGATCTTTCTGGCTCATCGGGTGCTAGGTTATTCTTCTGCAAGCTTTTATGTCGCCGAAGGATCATTTGAGGAACCAATGGGAAGGGAAAGCCTTCAGAAATTATGGCAGAAGTACAAAGTTGACCTCGCTGTATACGGCCATGTGCACAACTACGAAAGGAGTTGCCCCATTTATCAG AATATCTGCACCAGTAAGGAGCAGCACAATTACAAGGGTAACCTGAATGGCACGATACATGTGGTTGCTGGTGGCGGAGGAGCGAGTCTTGCAACCTTTGCTCCTGTTCAAACGGAATGGAGTATCTTCAAGGACTATGATTACGGGTTTATCAAACTGACAGCGTTTGATCGCTCGAACCTAATGTTCGAGTACAAGAAGAGCAGGGACGGAAAGGTCTACGATTCGTTCAGAATATCAAGGGAGTACAAGGACATCTTGGCCTGCTCTGTTGATAGTTGCCCGAGTACAACTCTGGCATCTTga
- the LOC137732144 gene encoding pentatricopeptide repeat-containing protein At1g69290, which produces MWRKLEALTHLLPHRRGRAFSSTPEIPTLYSFLQPSIFALKRDPPHSSSLQSHGDLPTPPPRTLSPDHIAALETALHKSLITHDTDEAWKSFKTFTGTSAFPSKSLTNSLITHLSSLGDVHNLKRAFATTVYVVEKNPGFLEFKTVGVVLDAMKCANTAAPAFALVKCMFKNRFFLPFSVWGSVLVDISRKNGNFVAFLRVFEENCRIALDEKLEFMKPGLAACNAALEGCCRELESVSDAEKVVETMAVLGVRPDESSFGFLAYLYALKGLEEKITELEGLMGGFGFLDKRMFRSSLIKGYVKSGKLESVSASILRRLSEGDGECLNLGEETYCEVVKGYLANTGVKELATLIIEAQKLESSRVDVDRSVGYGIVNACVSIGLSDKAHSILDEMNAQGGSLGLGVYVPILKAYCKEHRTAEATQLVMDISNLGLELDMGTYDALIEASMSSQDFQSAFSLFRDMREARISDLKGSYLTIMTGLMENHRPELMAAFLDEVVEDPRVEVGTHDWNSIIHAFCKAGRLEDARRTFRRMIFLQHKPNEQTYLSLISGYVSMEKYFSVLMLWHEVKRNVSVDGEKGIKFDHHMVDAFLYALVKGGFFDAVMQVVEKSQEMKVFVDKWRYKQAFMETHKKLKVAKLRKRNFKKMEALVAFKNWAGLNA; this is translated from the coding sequence ATGTGGAGAAAACTAGAAGCTCtcactcatcttcttccccacAGAAGAGGAAGAGCCTTCTCCTCAACACCTGAAATCCCAACCCTCTACTCCTTCCTCCAACCTTCAATCTTTGCCCTCAAGAGGGACCCACCTCACTCCTCCTCCCTCCAATCCCACGGCGACCTCCCAACCCCGCCGCCCAGAACCCTCTCCCCCGACCACATCGCCGCTCTCGAGACCGCCCTCCACAAGTCCCTCATAACCCACGACACAGATGAGGCCTGGAAGTCCTTCAAGACCTTCACCGGCACCTCCGCCTTCCCCAGTAAGTCCCTCACCAATTCTCTAATTACCCATTTGTCCTCGCTCGGGGACGTTCACAATCTCAAGAGGGCTTTTGCCACGACTGTTTATGTCGTGGAGAAAAACCCAGGATTTTTGGAGTTTAAAACTGTTGGGGTTGTGTTGGATGCTATGAAATGTGCCAATACTGCTGCCCCTGCTTTTGCTTTGGTTAAATGCATGTTCAAGAACCGGTTTTTCTTGCCGTTTAGTGTGTGGGGCAGTGTTCTGGTTGATATCAGTAGGAAAAATGGTAACTTTGTAGCTTTTTTACGGGTTTTTGAAGAGAATTGTAGGATTGCTTTGGATGAGAAGTTGGAGTTTATGAAACCGGGTTTGGCTGCTTGTAATGCGGCGTTGGAGGGGTGCTGTCGTGAGCTTGAATCAGTGAGTGATGCCGAGAAAGTTGTTGAGACGATGGCAGTTTTGGGCGTTCGCCCTGATGAGTCGAGTTTTGGTTTTCTTGCTTATTTGTACGCATTGAAGGGTCTCGAGGAAAAAATAACTGAGTTAGAGGGATTGATGGGTGGGTTTGGTTTTTTGGATAAAAGGATGTTTCGGAGTAGTTTGATTAAAGGCTATGTTAAGTCCGGAAAATTAGAATCTGTTTCAGCATCTATTCTTCGTCGTCTGAGTGAAGGAGATGGCGAATGTTTGAATTTGGGTGAAGAAACTTATTGTGAAGTTGTTAAAGGTTATCTTGCAAATACAGGTGTGAAGGAGTTAGCGACATTGATCATCGAAGCTCAAAAGTTAGAGTCTTCAAGAGTCGATGTTGATAGATCAGTTGGGTATGGTATTGTTAATGCCTGTGTTAGCATTGGATTATCAGATAAGGCGCACAGCATTCTCGATGAAATGAATGCTCAGGGGGGTTCTTTGGGGCTTGGTGTGTATGTGCCAATTTTGAAAGCTTATTGCAAAGAGCATAGAACTGCTGAAGCCACTCAACTGGTCATGGACATTAGTAATTTGGGGCTCGAGTTGGATATGGGGACATATGATGCTCTAATCGAAGCATCCATGTCAAGTCAAGATTTTCAGTCGGCCTTTTCTTTGTTTAGGGACATGAGAGAAGCAAGAATATCTGACTTAAAGGGCAGTTACCTAACCATAATGACAGGTTTAATGGAGAATCATCGGCCAGAGCTAATGGCTGCCTTCTTAGATGAGGTTGTTGAGGACCCTCGAGTTGAAGTGGGTACCCATGACTGGAACTCAATTATTCATGCCTTTTGTAAAGCTGGGCGACTAGAAGATGCGAGGAGGACTTTTAGAAGGATGATTTTCTTGCAGCATAAGCCTAATGAACAGACATATTTATCATTAATTAGTGGGTATGTTTCTATGGAGAAATATTTCAGTGTGCTGATGCTATGGCATGAGGTGAAGAGAAATGTTTCGGTTGATGGAGAGAAGGGTATTAAATTTGACCACCATATGGTTGATGCATTCCTCTATGCTCTTGTTAAGGGAGGCTTTTTCGATGCAGTAATGCAAGTTGTTGAGAAATCTCAAGAGATGAAAGTCTTTGTGGATAAGTGGAGGTACAAGCAGGCATTCATGGAAACCCATAAGAAGCTTAAAGTGGCAAAGTTGAGAAAgcgaaatttcaaaaaaatggaAGCACTTGTTGCGTTCAAGAATTGGGCTGGTCTGAATGCATGA
- the LOC137731613 gene encoding protein root UVB sensitive 3 isoform X1: MEVASAEIIVEEWNGSSSTKLSRTATITASPSLSIQRSGSPFHHVWRRILEAFVPEGFPSSVTPDYVPFQVWDLLQGLSTYIRTMLSTQALLSAIGVGEKSATVIGATFQWFLRDLTGMLGGILFTFYQGSNLDSNAKMWRLVADLMNDLGMLMDLVSPLFPSAFVFVVCLGSISRSFTGVASGATRAALTQHFALQSNAADISAKEGSQETVATMVGMALGMLLARVTMGHPLAIWFSFLSLTMFHMYANYKAVRCLALNSLNPERCSIVLQHFMKTGQVLSPQQVSKMEHVLPVWASSWSSKKTESMHVDVSLGVRVSSLNHLELKDLLHSAGSHYKKARYLLMERKGNICIVMHKDSTATDVLQSFFHANAMANLTAKRRILHSESQAWMDKHYEDFIQKLKTSGWKTERLLSPTIVWKANWICGSSDGKID, translated from the exons ATGGAAGTTGCATCAGCAGAGATCATAGTGGAAGAATGGAACGGCTCCTCTTCCACCAAACTCTCCAGAACCGCCACCATCACTGCGTCTCCTTCCCTCTCCATCCAAAG ATCCGGTAGCCCTTTCCACCATGTTTGGAGGCGAATTCTCGAAGCATTTGTACCAGag GGCTTTCCCAGCAGTGTAACTCCAGATTATGTCCCTTTCCAAGTCTGGGATTTACTCCAG GGTCTTTCTACTTACATAAGGACCATGCTTTCTACACAA GCTCTGCTGAGTGCTATTGGGGTGGGCGAGAAATCGGCTACGGTAATTGGTGCCACCTTTCAG TGGTTTTTGAGAGACTTAACTGGAATGCTTGGAGGCATCTTATTCACGTTCTATCAG GGTTCGAATCTGGATAGCAATGCCAAAATGTGGCGCTTAGTTGCAGATCTTATGAATGATCTTG GAATGTTGATGGACCTTGTTTCACCTTTGTTTCCATcagcttttgtttttgtggtttGTTTAGGAAGCATATCGAGATCATTCA CTGGTGTTGCAAGTGGAGCTACTAGAGCTGCTTTGACACAACATTTTGCCCTTCAGAGTAATGCAGCAGATATATCTGCTAAG GAAGGAAGTCAAGAGACAGTGGCAACAATGGTTGGTATGGCATTGGGTATGCTTCTTGCTCGCGTTACCATGGGACACCCACTAGCTATTTGGTTTTCCTTTTTGTCTCTCACCATGTTCCATATGTATG CAAACTACAAGGCTGTTCGATGCCTTGCATTAAATTCTTTGAACCCTGAGAGGTGCTCAATTGTTTTGCAGCATTTCATGAAGACTGGCCAAG TTCTCTCTCCTCAACAGGTCTCTAAGATGGAGCACGTTTTACCCGTATGGGCATCTTCATGGAGCTCAAAGAAGACCGAGTCAATGCATGTGGACGTATCTTTAGGTGTCAGGGTATCCTCACTAAATCATCTGGAACT GAAGGACCTGTTGCATTCTGCGGGATCTCATTATAAGAAAG CCAGGTACTTGCTAATGGAGAGGAAAGGAAACATCTGCATTGTCATGCATAAAGATTCTACAGCGACAGATGTATTGCAGTCATTTTTCCATGCAAATGCCATGGCAAATCTTACAGCTAAACGCCGAATCCTTCATTCTGAAAGCCAAGCATGGATGGATAAACACTATGAAGATTTTATTCAGAAG TTAAAGACATCGGGTTGGAAAACAGAACGTCTCTTATCGCCTACAATCGTTTGGAAGGCAAATTGGATCTGTGGGTCTTCAGATGGAAAGATTGACTAG
- the LOC137731613 gene encoding protein root UVB sensitive 3 isoform X2 — MEVASAEIIVEEWNGSSSTKLSRTATITASPSLSIQRSGSPFHHVWRRILEAFVPEGFPSSVTPDYVPFQVWDLLQGLSTYIRTMLSTQALLSAIGVGEKSATVIGATFQWFLRDLTGMLGGILFTFYQGSNLDSNAKMWRLVADLMNDLGMLMDLVSPLFPSAFVFVVCLGSISRSFTGVASGATRAALTQHFALQSNAADISAKEGSQETVATMVGMALANYKAVRCLALNSLNPERCSIVLQHFMKTGQVLSPQQVSKMEHVLPVWASSWSSKKTESMHVDVSLGVRVSSLNHLELKDLLHSAGSHYKKARYLLMERKGNICIVMHKDSTATDVLQSFFHANAMANLTAKRRILHSESQAWMDKHYEDFIQKLKTSGWKTERLLSPTIVWKANWICGSSDGKID; from the exons ATGGAAGTTGCATCAGCAGAGATCATAGTGGAAGAATGGAACGGCTCCTCTTCCACCAAACTCTCCAGAACCGCCACCATCACTGCGTCTCCTTCCCTCTCCATCCAAAG ATCCGGTAGCCCTTTCCACCATGTTTGGAGGCGAATTCTCGAAGCATTTGTACCAGag GGCTTTCCCAGCAGTGTAACTCCAGATTATGTCCCTTTCCAAGTCTGGGATTTACTCCAG GGTCTTTCTACTTACATAAGGACCATGCTTTCTACACAA GCTCTGCTGAGTGCTATTGGGGTGGGCGAGAAATCGGCTACGGTAATTGGTGCCACCTTTCAG TGGTTTTTGAGAGACTTAACTGGAATGCTTGGAGGCATCTTATTCACGTTCTATCAG GGTTCGAATCTGGATAGCAATGCCAAAATGTGGCGCTTAGTTGCAGATCTTATGAATGATCTTG GAATGTTGATGGACCTTGTTTCACCTTTGTTTCCATcagcttttgtttttgtggtttGTTTAGGAAGCATATCGAGATCATTCA CTGGTGTTGCAAGTGGAGCTACTAGAGCTGCTTTGACACAACATTTTGCCCTTCAGAGTAATGCAGCAGATATATCTGCTAAG GAAGGAAGTCAAGAGACAGTGGCAACAATGGTTGGTATGGCATTGG CAAACTACAAGGCTGTTCGATGCCTTGCATTAAATTCTTTGAACCCTGAGAGGTGCTCAATTGTTTTGCAGCATTTCATGAAGACTGGCCAAG TTCTCTCTCCTCAACAGGTCTCTAAGATGGAGCACGTTTTACCCGTATGGGCATCTTCATGGAGCTCAAAGAAGACCGAGTCAATGCATGTGGACGTATCTTTAGGTGTCAGGGTATCCTCACTAAATCATCTGGAACT GAAGGACCTGTTGCATTCTGCGGGATCTCATTATAAGAAAG CCAGGTACTTGCTAATGGAGAGGAAAGGAAACATCTGCATTGTCATGCATAAAGATTCTACAGCGACAGATGTATTGCAGTCATTTTTCCATGCAAATGCCATGGCAAATCTTACAGCTAAACGCCGAATCCTTCATTCTGAAAGCCAAGCATGGATGGATAAACACTATGAAGATTTTATTCAGAAG TTAAAGACATCGGGTTGGAAAACAGAACGTCTCTTATCGCCTACAATCGTTTGGAAGGCAAATTGGATCTGTGGGTCTTCAGATGGAAAGATTGACTAG
- the LOC137731615 gene encoding ureide permease 2-like, translating into MDLSGVPLLISLPSESNFSPGLKMYVVESKGGAIACMLLSLFFLGTWPAILAMLERRGRLPQHTYLDYSITNFLAAVLIALTFGQIGSSTPEQPNFLTQLSQDNWPCVLFAMAGGVVLSIGNLATQYAWPFVGLAVVEVVTSSITVVIGTTFNYFLDDKINKAEILFPGVACFLVAVCLGSAVHSSNAADNKAKLESMPTDHVDVEKPSNASLIPSEAGLNDVEGGNGPAHSAKAGTAKYLVQLENRRSIKVFGKNTFIGLGITFFAGLCFSLFSPAFNLATNDQWHTLKKGVPHLVVYTAFFYFSLSGTVVAVILNIIFIYRPALGSQKTSFRAYVNDWNGRGWAFLAGILCGFGNGLQFMGGQAAGYAAADAVQALPLVSTFWGILLMGEYRKSSRRTYSLLFSMLFMFVLAVAILMASSGHRK; encoded by the exons ATG GATCTTTCAGGTGTTCCGCTGCTGATTTCCTTACCATCTGAGTCGAACTTTTCACCTGGTTTAAAAATGTATGTGGTGGAGAGCAAAGGAGGTGCCATAGCATGCATGCTgctttccctcttcttcttgggTACATGGCCTGCTATCCTCGCCATGCTAGAAAGACGCGGCCGCCTTCCTCAGCATACGTATCTCGATTACTCAATCACAAACTTCCTGGCTGCTGTACTTATCGCCTTAACATTTGGTCAGATTGGCAGCAGCACGCCTGAGCAGCCGAACTTTTTGACTCAACTTTCGCAG GATAATTGGCCCTGTGTTTTATTCGCGATGGCAGGCGGGGTGGTCCTTAGCATCGGAAATCTTGCCACACAGTATGCTTGGCCTTTTGTTGGTTTGGCAGTGGTGGAAGTGGTTACTTCAAGCATTACAGTTGTCATAG GCACAACATTTAATTACTTCTTGGATGACAAGATTAACAAGGCTGAGATTCTTTTTCCCGGGGTTGCCTGCTTCTTGGTTGCGGTTTGCCTTGGCTCCGCTGTTCACTCATCCAATGCAGCAGATAACAAAGCAAAACTTGAAAGCATGCCAACTGATCACGTAGATGTAGAAAA GCCTTCAAATGCTTCATTAATTCCAAGTGAGG CCGGGTTGAATGATGTGGAGGGTGGAAATGGTCCTGCTCATAGTGCCAAGGCTGGAACTGCAAAATATCTTGTGCAGCTGGAGAACAGAAGATCAATTAAAGTTTTCGGGAAGAACACTTTTATAGGACTTGGCATTACTTTCTTCGCCGGACTttgcttctctctcttctcaccGGCATTCAACTTGGCCACAAATGATCAATGGCACACGTTGAAGAAGGGAGTTCCTCATTTGGTCGTTTACACTGCGTTTTTCTACTTCTCATTATCTGGTACCGTTGTTGCTGTCATCCTAAACATCATATTCATTTACCGCCCTGCGCTGGGTTCACAGAAGACATCATTCAGAGCTTATGTGAACGATTGGAATGGTAGGGGATGGGCGTTTTTGGCCGGTATCCTATGTGGATTTGGCAATGGTCTCCAATTTATGGGAGGTCAAGCTGCAGGATATGCAGCAGCTGATGCAGTTCAG GCACTTCCGCTCGTGAGCACTTTTTGGGGCATCCTTCTGATGGGAGAGTACCGAAAATCATCACGAAGAACATACTCGTTGCTCTTCAGTATGttgtttatgtttgttttagctGTTGCAATCCTCATGGCGTCATCGGGGCATCGGAAATGA
- the LOC137731333 gene encoding uncharacterized protein, protein MDPNQLRPGAPQNRPQPPPQGGGGDSSAIFFVFFAFLAIFAMTVLPTSTTLSILHQVPEGHVGVYWRGGALLKTITDPGFHLKLPLVTHFEPVQVTLQTDQVRHIPCGTKGGVMINFEKIEVVNRLRKDFVYEMLLNYGIHYDNTWIYDKIHHEINQFCTSHSLQEVYIDVFDQIDEKMKEALQGDCTRYAPGIEIINVRVTKPTIPESIRRNFEQMEEERTKVFIAIERQRVVEKEAETEKKMAISEAEKNANVSKILMEQKLTEKDSARRQQEIENQMYTARERSLADADFYKVMKEAEANKLKLTPQFLELKFIDAIADNTKIFFGDKVPNMILDQRLLGNFLQVPAEVSKEVSGEAN, encoded by the exons ATGGATCCAAACCAGCTGAGACCAGGAGCTCCACAAAATCGCCCTCAGCCACCACCTCAAGGAGGCGGCGGCGATTCCTCTGccattttctttgtcttcttcgcTTTCCTCGCCATTTTCGCCATG ACGGTTCTTCCAACATCAACAACTCTATCCATTCTGCACCAAGTCCCAGAAGGTCATGTTGGGGTATATTGGAGAGGAGGCGCTCTTTTGAAGACAATTACAGATCCGG gtTTTCATCTCAAGCTGCCTCTGGTCACCCATTTTGAACCGGTTCAAGTGACCCTGCAGACTGATCAG GTGAGGCATATTCCATGTGGTACAAAAGGGGGTGTCATGATCAATTTTGAGAAGATTGAG GTCGTAAACAGGCTTCGTAAGGATTTTGTGTACGAGATGCTTCTCAATTATGGTATCCATTATGACAATACCTGGATATATGACAAAATTCATCATGAGATCAATCAGTTCTGCACCTCACATTCTCTTCAAGAAGTTTATATTGATGTGTTCGATCAG ATTGATGAAAAGATGAAAGAAGCTCTTCAGGGTGACTGTACCCGTTATGCTCCGGGTATTGAAATCATCAATGTCCGTGTTACAAAGCCTACCATCCCAGAAAGTATAAGACGTAACTTTGAGCAAATGGAAGAGGAGCGCACCAAG GTCTTCATTGCTATAGAGAGACAGAGAGTAGTGGAGAAAGAGGCAGAAACCGAGAAGAAGATGGCTATCAGTGAGGCTGAGAAGAACGCCAATGTCAGTAAGATTCTCATGGAACAAAAGTTGACGGAGAAGGACAGTGCTAGGAGGCAGCAGGAGATTGAAAACCAGATGTACACAGCTCGGGAAAGGAGCCTTGCAGATGCTGATTTCTACAAAGTTATGAAGGAAGCTGAAGCAAACAAGTTGAAGCTTACTCCGCAGTTTCTTGAGCTTAAATTCATCGATGCCATTGCTGATAACACTAAAATTTTCTTCGGAGACaag GTTCCTAATATGATTTTGGATCAGAGGTTGCTGGGGAACTTCTTACAGGTTCCGGCAGAGGTGTCAAAAGAAGTTTCCGGGGAAGCTAACTGA